The Etheostoma cragini isolate CJK2018 chromosome 5, CSU_Ecrag_1.0, whole genome shotgun sequence genome contains a region encoding:
- the thbs4a gene encoding thrombospondin-4a gives MMGLWGRAAALSLVLQQLVLTVTAQGIIYDLLVSPDCLPDLFQGSLKNKGRDEAFLLSSFRLHSKAPTSLYSVINPKDNTKYLELSVQAKLSKVTIRFLKTDGRSVTTSFNHPSLADGQDHHVMLHARGLQGGPPRLSIYVDCRLVHTLDDLPAAFGSLPPGPNKVALRTLQSSGQDELTDLKLVIEDTIDNVATLQDCSMDQLESLQLLSIQGGSTAYDQATMQELKSMLSEMKQLLNQQIKETTFLRNTIAECLACGLRGDPTNTGPAPLVMPPQSTCLPGTCFRQNMCIHLESGGFQCAPCPDGYTGDGVHCDDVDECQFNPCYPGVRCVNTAPGFRCEKCPLGYRGPEINGVGVSYAKSHKQVCDDIDECLGPPENGGCTANSHCHNTIGSFRCGECKTGFTGDQVRGCHGTRLCPNGQPNPCDANADCVVERDGSISCVCGVGWAGNGYVCGKDTDIDAYPDSKLQCRDNNCEQDNCVFVPNSGQEDADRDGMGDSCDDDADSDGIINIDDNCWLIPNVDQRNSDKDLHGDACDNCQTVDNPLQRDTDQDGLGDECDDDMDGDGLKNILDNCQRVPNVDQKDRDNDGVGDACDSCPDMANSNQSDSDDDLVGDSCDDNIDSDGDGHQNTKDNCPTIINSSQLDTDKDGMGDECDDDDDNDGILDDDDNCRLVPNPDQKDTDNNRVGDACEGDFDKDNVIDTIDHCPENAEVTLTDFRAYQTVVLDPEGDSQIDPNWVVLNQGMEIVQTMNSDPGLAVGYKAFSGVDFEGTFHVNTMTDDDYAGFIFGYQDSSSFYVVMWKQTEQTYWQAAPFRAVAEPGIQLKVVKSKTGPGEYLRNSLWHTGHTPEQVRLLWKDPRNAGWKDKVSYRWFLQHRPQVGYIRARFFEGPKLVADTGVIIDTSMRGGRLGVFCFSQENIIWSNLKYRCNDTIPADYEDLNAQDTE, from the exons ATGATGGGTTTGTGGGGCAGAGCAGCGGCTCTGTCTCTGGTGCTGCAACAGCTGGTACTCACTGTCACCGCTCAAGGCATTA TCTATGACCTGCTGGTGTCTCCAGACTGCCTGCCAGACTTGTTCCAAGGAAGCCTGAAGAACAAAGGGCGAGATGAggctttcctcctctcttccttcaGGCTCCACAGCAAGGCCCCCACCTCTCTGTACAGTGTCATCAACCCCAAAGACAACACCAAGTACCTGGAGCTCAGTGTGCAGGCCAAACTAAGCAAGG TGACCATTCGTTTCCTGAAGACTGACGGCAGATCAGTCACCACCAGTTTCAACCACCCTTCCCTGGCAGACGGCCAAGATCACCATGTGATGCTACATGCCAGAGGTCTACAGGGCGGTCCACCTCGCCTCAGCATCTATGTAGACTGCAGACTGGTACACACTTTGGATGATCTGCCGGCTGCGTTTGGTTCACTCCCCCCTGGTCCCAACAAGGTGGCACTCAGGACCCTGCAGTCGAGCGGACAG GATGAACTGACGGACTTGAAACTGGTGATAGAGGACACCATAGATAATGTGGCGACTCTGCAGGACTGCAGCATGGATCAGCTTGAATCTCTGCAGCTGCTGA GTATCCAGGGAGGTAGCACTGCATACGACCAGGCCACCATGCAGGAGCTCAAGAGCATGTTATCTGAGATGAAGCAGCTGCTCAACCAGCAG ATTAAAGAGACAACTTTTCTGAGGAACACCATTGCAGAATGTCTTGCCTGTG GTCTCAGGGGCGACCCAACCAACACAGGTCCAGCTCCACTTGTCATGCCGCCTCAGTCTACCTGCTTACCTGGCACCTGTTTCAGACAGAACATGTGCATCCACTTAGAGTCAGGGGGTTTCCAGTGTGCGCCCTGTCCTGATGGATATACAGGAGATGGGGTGCACTGTGACGACGTAGATGAA TGCCAGTTTAACCCATGTTACCCTGGTGTCCGGTGTGTGAACACTGCTCCAGGTTTCCGCTGTGAGAAATGCCCTCTGGGATACCGGGGACCAGAGATAAATGGAGTTGGAGTGTCCTATGCAAAGTCCCACAAACAG GTGTGTGACGATATAGATGAGTGTCTGGGCCCGCCTGAGAATGGAGGTTGCACTGCCAACTCACACTGCCACAACACTATA GGCTCCTTCCGCTGCGGTGAGTGCAAAACTGGCTTCACAGGTGATCAGGTGAGAGGCTGCCATGGTACCAGGCTTTGCCCCAATGGTCAACCCAACCCCTGCGACGCTAATGCCGATTGTGTCGTGGAGAGAGACGGCAGCATTAGCTGTGTG TGTGGCGTTGGTTGGGCAGGTAATGGCTATGTGTGTGGAAAGGACACAGATATTGACGCATATCCTGACAGTAAGCTCCAGTGCAGAGACAACAACTGTGAGCAG gataactgtgtgtttgtgccaaaCTCTGGCCAAGAGGATGCAGACAGGGATGGGATGGGTGACTCCTGTGATGATGATGCAGACAGTGATGGCATAATTAACATAGAT GACAACTGCTGGCTTATTCCAAATGTGGACCAAAGGAACAGTGATAAGGATCTCCATGGCGATGCGTGTGACAACTGCCAAACAGTCGATAACCCCTTACAGAGGGATACCGATCAGGACGGGCTGGGAGATGAATGTGATGATGATATGGATGGGGACG GTTTGAAGAATATTCTTGACAACTGCCAGCGAGTCCCCAATGTCGaccagaaagacagagacaacgATGGGGTGGGAGATGCCTGTGACAGCTGCCCCGATATGGCCAACTCTAACCag TCGGACTCAGATGATGACCTTGTAGGAGATAGCTGTGATGACAACATAGACAG tGATGGTGATGGACACCAGAACACAAAAGACAACTGTCCCACAATCATCAATTCCTCTCAATTGGACACTGACAAGGATGGAATG GGAGATGAATGTGACGATGACGACGATAACGACGGCATACTGGATGATGATGACAACTGCAGACTAGTTCCCAACCCTGACCAAAAGGACACAGATA ATAACAGAGTTGGAGACGCATGCGAAGGAGATTTTGACAAAGACAATGTCATCGACACAATCGACCACTGTCCAGAGAATGCCGAGGTCACCCTGACCGACTTCAGAGCCTATCAGACCGTAGTGCTGGATCCAGAAGGGGACTCTCAGATTGACCCCAACTGGGTGGTCCTCAATCAG GGCATGGAGATAGTTCAGACAATGAACTCTGACCCTGGACTTGCTGTAG GCTACAAAGCATTCAGTGGGGTTGACTTTGAGGGAACATTTCACGTGAACACGATGACGGATGATGACTATGCTGGATTCATCTTCGGCTACCAGGACTCCTCCTCCTTCTACGTGGTGATGTGGAAACAGACGGAACAAACCTACTGGCAGGCTGCACCCTTCAGAGCCGTCGCTGAGCCGGGAATACAACTCAAG GTTGTGAAGTCAAAGACAGGTCCGGGTGAGTATCTGAGGAACTCCCTCTGGCACACAGGACACACCCCTGAGCAGGTCCGTCTCCTGTGGAAGGATCCGAGGAACGCTGGCTGGAAGGACAAGGTGTCCTACCGCTGGTTCCTCCAGCACAGACCACAGGTTGGATACATCAG GGCTCGCTTCTTTGAGGGTCCAAAGCTGGTGGCAGACACGGGGGTGATCATTGACACCAGTATGAGAGGTGGAAGACTGGGCGTGTTCTGCTTCTCTCAGGAAAATATAATCTGGTCCAATCTGAAGTACCGTTGCAACG ACACTATTCCTGCTGACTACGAGGATCTCAATGCCCAGGACACAGAGTGA
- the serinc5 gene encoding serine incorporator 5, with product MCTPCCISQLACCCGSAACSCCCNCCPKIKQSTGTRFMYALYFLLVTIICVIMMSPTVEQELRDHIPFYKELCEKMNAGENCQTLVGYSAVYKVCFGMSCFFLFLAFFTIRVNNSTGCRAAVHNGFWLLKFIVLVACCAGGFFIPGQETFLEVWRYIGAFGGFIFLLIQLLMLVEFAHRWNTNWNSGAKYNRLWYAALALVTLMLFSGAVAALVFMGVFYTDPEACLLNKIFLGINGSLCFIVSLLAISPCIQKLQPTSGLLQPGVISVYVMYLTFSAFSSKPKEMVERNGVNTTVCVFPFNAGTEGDKKIVTAFGTILLFGCILYSCLTSTTRRSSAALRVYRNSEPEAERARCCFCCGDDTDDCDEEKTGGGQNVMYDEREKTIYNYAYFHSVFFLGSLYVMMTITNWFHYDDHKIEKLLDGSWSVFWIKMASCWVCLFFYMWTLVAPMVCPKRFEA from the exons CTGGCCTGCTGCTGCGGTTCAGCGGCCTGCTCGTGCTGCTGTAACTGCTGCCCCAAGATCAAACAGTCCACAGGGACCCGCTTCATGTATGCCCTCTACTTCCTGCTGGTCACCATCATCTGTGTCATCATGATGTCCCCCACTGTGGAGCAGGAGTTGAGAGACCAT ATCCCCTTCTACAAGGAGTTGTGTGAGAAGATGAATGCAGGGGAGAACTGCCAAACTCTGGTTGGCTACTCTGCCGTCTACAAGGTGTGCTTCGGCATGTCCTGCTTCTTCTTATTTTTGGCTTTCTTCACCATACGAGTCAACAACAGCACAGGCTGCAGGGCGGCGGTGCATAACGG GTTCTGGTTGCTGAAGTTTATTGTGCTGGTGGCCTGCTGCGCTGGTGGCTTCTTCATCCCGGGTCAGGAAACCTTTCTGGAAG TGTGGCGCTACATAGGAGCATTTGGCGGGTTCATTTTCCTGCTGATCCAGCTCTTGATGTTGGTGGAGTTTGCACATAGATGGAACACAAACTG GAATTCAGGAGCGAAGTATAATCGCCTGTGGTACGCAGCTTTGGCCTTAGTAACTCTGATGCTGTTCAGTGGTGCGGTTGCAGCCTTGGTGTTCATGGGTGTGTTCTACACCGACCCCGAGGCCTGTTTACTTAACAAGATCTTCCTGGGAATCAACGGCAGCCTGTGCTTCATTGTCTCCCTGTTGGCCATCTCCCCATGCATACAGAAAT TGCAGCCAACATCAGGTCTGCTGCAGCCTGGAGTCATCAGTGTGTACGTCATGTACCTCACCTTCTCAGCCTTCTCCAGCAAACCAAAAGAGA TGGTGGAAAGAAATGGTGTGAACacaaccgtgtgtgtgtttccctttaACGCTGGAACGGAGGGCGACAAGAAGATTGTCACCGCTTTTGGAACAATTCTCCTGTTTGGCTGCATTCTTTACTCTtg cttgACCTCAACCACCAGGCGAAGCTCTGCAGCGCTCAGAGTGTACAGGAACAGTGAGCCAGAGGCTGAg AGAGCTCGCTGCTGTTTCTGTTGCGGAGATGACACAG ATGATTGTGATGAGGAGAAAACTGGTGGAGGCCAGAACGTGATGtatgatgagagagagaaaaccatCTACAACTACGCCTACTTCCATTCTGTCTTCTTCCTGGGATCCCTCTATGTCATGATGACCATCACCAACTGGTTCCA TTATGATGACCATAAGATTGAGAAGCTGTTGGACGGGAGCTGGTCAGTGTTCTGGATCAAGATGGCTTCCTGCTGGGTCTGCCTGTTCTTCTATATGTGGACCCTTGTTGCTCCCATGGTCTGCCCAAAGCGCTTTGAGGCCTAG